The genomic interval ACCTGGAGGTGCTATGGCACCGCCGGGGCAGCACCCCCAGGCACCCCGAGTTCTGGGGGGTGCTCGAGGCCGAAAGCACCCTGGCCCCCGCCGAACCATTAGACAGCGAGCATCCGCTATTTATCCTCTACACCTCGGGCTCCACCGGCAAGCCCAAGGGGGTCGTCCACGTTCACGGCGGCTACATGGTAGGCACCACCTACCACCTGCGGCAACTGTTCGACCTCAAGGACGGCGAAACCCTGTGGACCACCGCCGATCTCTCCTGGATCGTAGGGCACGCCTACGGGCTCTACGCTCCCCTGCTCGAGGGCCTTACCACCGTCTTGCGCGAGGAAAAGCTGGCCTACCCCGATCCCTCGGCGTTCTACGGCATCCTGGACGAGCTGGGGGTGAACGTGCTGGTGACCAGCCCCACCTGGCTGCGCCACCTGCGCCGTTATGGGCCGGAGTGGGCAGCCCAGGCCAACCTCTCGAGCCTGCGCCTGGTGACCTCGGTGGGCGAGTACCTGGCCCCCGAGGTCTGGCAGTGGGCCCACACTTACCTCAAAACCCCCGTCATCGATCACTGGTGGCAGACCGAAACCGGGGCCCCTACGCTGAGCACCCCGCTTTGCGAACCAGCCCGGCCCGGCAAGGTAGGCCTGCCCCTCCCAGGGGTCGAGGCCAAAGTAGTGGACACCGAAGGTCGCGAGCTACCGCCGGGCCAGAAAGGGCACCTGGTGCTCCTCCAGCCCTTTCCCCATTTCATGCGCGGACTGTGGAACAACCCCGAGGGCTACCGTGCGCTGTGGCAGAGAATCCCCGGCTGTTACGTCACCGGTGACCTAGCCGTGCGCGACGAGGCCGGATACATCGCTCTCTTGGGGCGCTCAGACGACGTGATCAAGGCCGGAGAGCAGCGCATCGGCACCGCCGAGATCGAAGGGGCCATGCTCACCCACCCGGCGGTGGCGGAGGCCGCAGCCATCGGCCTGCCTGACCCCGAGCACGGCGAGACCATCAAGGTCTATGTGGTGCTCCGCACCCCGGACGTAGGGGCCGAGGTGCAGTCGGTGCTGGCCCAAAAGCTCGCCACCCATCTGCGCCGCCAGCTGGGGCGGCTCGAGGTACCCGTCGAGGTATCCTTCCTCCCCCGGCTCCCCCGCACCAAAAGCGGCAAGATCCTGCGGCGCTTGCTCAAAGCTAGGGAACTCGGGCGCGATCCGGGAGATCTGTCCAATCTCGAGGAGTAGCCCGTTCCAAATGGAGGAGGCAACCATGGGAGAAAAGGAGAAAGCCCTCGAGGCGCTAGCCGCGCAGCGTTGGCGGATTGCTTTACAGCTCACCCTGGCCATGATGGTGATCTACTTTGGCTTCATCCTGTTGGTGGCCTACGCCAAAGGGGCCATGGGCACCCAGCTGGTGCCGGGGTTGAGCCTGGGCATCCTGCTGGGAGCGCTGGTCATCATCGCCGCCTGGGTGCTCAACTGGATCTATGTGCGCTGGGCCAACCGCGAGTACGACGAGGCCATACGACGGTTGGGAGAGTAAAGGAGAAGTCCCATGCAAACCACGCTCGGACAGACCAACCCCGTCGCTATTCTCTTTTTCTTCCTTTTTATCGCCATCACCCTAGGCATCACCTACTGGGCCGCCCGCCGCACCCGCACCACTGAGCAGTTCTACGCCGCGGGGCGCAGTATCTCCGGCTTCCAAAACGGTCTGGCGCTGGCCGGGGACTACATGTCGGCGGCCAGCTTTTTAGGGATCGCGGGGTTGGTGGCCCTCTCGGGATTCGATGGGCTGATCTACTCCATCGGCTTTTTGGTGGGCTGGCCAGTGGTGATGTTCCTCATCGCCGAGCCGCTGCGCAACCTGGGCAAGTACACCTTCGCCGACGTGGTCGCCTACCGGCTGCGGCAGGTGCCGGTGCGAAGCGCCGCCGCGGTGAGCACCCTGGCGGTGGTAGCTCTCTACCTCATCGCCCAGATGGTGGGAGCGGGAAACCTGATCAAGCTCATGT from Meiothermus sp. Pnk-1 carries:
- a CDS encoding DUF485 domain-containing protein, translating into MGEKEKALEALAAQRWRIALQLTLAMMVIYFGFILLVAYAKGAMGTQLVPGLSLGILLGALVIIAAWVLNWIYVRWANREYDEAIRRLGE